A genome region from Anopheles stephensi strain Indian chromosome 2, UCI_ANSTEP_V1.0, whole genome shotgun sequence includes the following:
- the LOC118507282 gene encoding single-stranded DNA-binding protein 3 isoform X5 codes for MYAKGKGTAVPSDAQAREKIALYVYEYLLHVGASKAAQTFLSEIRWEKNITLGEPPGFLHSWWCVFWDLYCAAPERRDTCEHSSEAKAFHDYGFVSSGYGVNGIAHNAGPAPSPLGQLPPNEGMPGGPMAPSGFFPNSSIRPSQPSHPSSQQSPHPQPPNSHGQLMSGQPFMGGPRYPPGPRPGVRMPQGIGNDFNGPPGQPMMPNSMDPTRQGEAGDFVAWQGPPGMGPMNPRMNPPRGPGMGPMGAGTYGPGMRGPPPNSSLGPGGMPPMGMAGGRPQWQPNTSSPMNYSSSSPGNYGGPPGPSGPPGPGTPIMPSPQDSSNSGGENMYTPMKPEFPMVGGADGSGPMGGPMGPNTMGGPVLNNDGLDGMKNSPANGPGTPREDSGSGMGDYNLGGFGGPGENAYNNWNNSMKSEFN; via the exons ATGTATGCAAAAGGCAAAGGGACAGCGGTGCCGTCAGATGCACAAGCTAGGGAAAA AATTGCACTTTATGTATATGAATATTTATTACACGTAGGAGCATCGAAAGCAGCACAAACATTCTTATCTGAG ATACGATGGGAGAAAAACATCACACTAGGCGAACCTCCGGGCTTCCTGCATTCGTGGTGGTGCGTCTTTTGGGATCTCTACTGTGCGGCACCGGAACGACGAGACACCTGCGAACATTCATCCGAGGCCAAAGCATTTCATGACTAC GGTTTCGTGAGTTCAGGGTACGGAGTGAACGGAATAGCACACAATGCCGGACCCGCTCCAAGCCCACTGGGACAGTTACCACCAAACGAAGGGATGCCCGGCGGCCCGATGGCACCTTCAGGCTTCTTTCCG AACTCCTCCATTAGGCCATCACAACCTTCACACCCTAGTAGTCAGCAGTCCCCACATCCACAGCCTCCAAACTCGCATGGACAATTGATGAGCGGTCAG CCGTTCATGGGTGGCCCCCGATATCCGCCCGGGCCCAGGCCAGGAGTGAGAATGCCGCAAGGAATTGGAAACGATTTCAATGGT CCCCCTGGACAACCAATGATGCCAAATAGTATGGATCCGACGCGGCAAG GTGAAGCTGGAGACTTTGTAGCATGGCAAG GCCCTCCAGGTATGGGTCCTATGAATCCTAGAATGAATCCACCTCGCGGCCCAGGCATGGGCCCCATGGGAGCGGGAACGTACGGTCCCGGTATGCGTGGTCCCCCGCCAAACAGCAGTTTAGGACCCGGCGGTATGCCACCGATGGGTATGGCCGGCGGTCGGCCCCAATGGCAACCGAACACATCGTCG CCGATGAACTATTCATCGTCCTCGCCTGGCAACTACGGAGGACCACCGGGACCGAGTGGGCCACCCGGACCGGGTACGCCCATAATGCCATCACCTCAAGATTCATCCAACTCCGGTGGCGAGAATATGTACACACCAATGAAACCT gAATTCCCTATGGTCGGTGGCGCGGACGGCAGTGGCCCGATGGGTGGGCCGATGGGCCCGAACACGATGGGTGGCCCGGTACTTAATAACGATGGTCTGGACGGCATGAAGAACAGCCCTGCGAACGGTCCCGGCACGCCACGGGAAGATTCCGGCAGCGGTATGGGTGATTACAACCTTGGTGGCTTCGGTGGTCCAGGCGAGAAC gCCTACAACAATTGGAACAATTCGATGAAAAGCGAGTTTAATTGA
- the LOC118507282 gene encoding single-stranded DNA-binding protein 3 isoform X1 produces the protein MYAKGKGTAVPSDAQAREKIALYVYEYLLHVGASKAAQTFLSEIRWEKNITLGEPPGFLHSWWCVFWDLYCAAPERRDTCEHSSEAKAFHDYGFVSSGYGVNGIAHNAGPAPSPLGQLPPNEGMPGGPMAPSGFFPNSSIRPSQPSHPSSQQSPHPQPPNSHGQLMSGQPFMGGPRYPPGPRPGVRMPQGIGNDFNGPPGQPMMPNSMDPTRQGEAGDFVAWQGPPGMGPMNPRMNPPRGPGMGPMGAGTYGPGMRGPPPNSSLGPGGMPPMGMAGGRPQWQPNTSSPMNYSSSSPGNYGGPPGPSGPPGPGTPIMPSPQDSSNSGGENMYTPMKPEFPMVGGADGSGPMGGPMGPNTMGGPVLNNDGLDGMKNSPANGPGTPREDSGSGMGDYNLGGFGGPGENDQTESAAILKIKESMQEEAKRFEKDSDQPDYYMQ, from the exons ATGTATGCAAAAGGCAAAGGGACAGCGGTGCCGTCAGATGCACAAGCTAGGGAAAA AATTGCACTTTATGTATATGAATATTTATTACACGTAGGAGCATCGAAAGCAGCACAAACATTCTTATCTGAG ATACGATGGGAGAAAAACATCACACTAGGCGAACCTCCGGGCTTCCTGCATTCGTGGTGGTGCGTCTTTTGGGATCTCTACTGTGCGGCACCGGAACGACGAGACACCTGCGAACATTCATCCGAGGCCAAAGCATTTCATGACTAC GGTTTCGTGAGTTCAGGGTACGGAGTGAACGGAATAGCACACAATGCCGGACCCGCTCCAAGCCCACTGGGACAGTTACCACCAAACGAAGGGATGCCCGGCGGCCCGATGGCACCTTCAGGCTTCTTTCCG AACTCCTCCATTAGGCCATCACAACCTTCACACCCTAGTAGTCAGCAGTCCCCACATCCACAGCCTCCAAACTCGCATGGACAATTGATGAGCGGTCAG CCGTTCATGGGTGGCCCCCGATATCCGCCCGGGCCCAGGCCAGGAGTGAGAATGCCGCAAGGAATTGGAAACGATTTCAATGGT CCCCCTGGACAACCAATGATGCCAAATAGTATGGATCCGACGCGGCAAG GTGAAGCTGGAGACTTTGTAGCATGGCAAG GCCCTCCAGGTATGGGTCCTATGAATCCTAGAATGAATCCACCTCGCGGCCCAGGCATGGGCCCCATGGGAGCGGGAACGTACGGTCCCGGTATGCGTGGTCCCCCGCCAAACAGCAGTTTAGGACCCGGCGGTATGCCACCGATGGGTATGGCCGGCGGTCGGCCCCAATGGCAACCGAACACATCGTCG CCGATGAACTATTCATCGTCCTCGCCTGGCAACTACGGAGGACCACCGGGACCGAGTGGGCCACCCGGACCGGGTACGCCCATAATGCCATCACCTCAAGATTCATCCAACTCCGGTGGCGAGAATATGTACACACCAATGAAACCT gAATTCCCTATGGTCGGTGGCGCGGACGGCAGTGGCCCGATGGGTGGGCCGATGGGCCCGAACACGATGGGTGGCCCGGTACTTAATAACGATGGTCTGGACGGCATGAAGAACAGCCCTGCGAACGGTCCCGGCACGCCACGGGAAGATTCCGGCAGCGGTATGGGTGATTACAACCTTGGTGGCTTCGGTGGTCCAGGCGAGAAC gACCAGACAGAGTCAGCCGCTATACTGAAAATAAAGGAAAGCATGCAGGAAGAGGCGAAGCGTTTTGAGAAAGACTCCGATCAGCCTGATTACTATATGCAATAA
- the LOC118507282 gene encoding single-stranded DNA-binding protein 3 isoform X7, with the protein MYAKGKGTAVPSDAQAREKIALYVYEYLLHVGASKAAQTFLSEIRWEKNITLGEPPGFLHSWWCVFWDLYCAAPERRDTCEHSSEAKAFHDYGFVSSGYGVNGIAHNAGPAPSPLGQLPPNEGMPGGPMAPSGFFPNSSIRPSQPSHPSSQQSPHPQPPNSHGQLMSGQPFMGGPRYPPGPRPGVRMPQGIGNDFNGPPGQPMMPNSMDPTRQGMGPMNPRMNPPRGPGMGPMGAGTYGPGMRGPPPNSSLGPGGMPPMGMAGGRPQWQPNTSSPMNYSSSSPGNYGGPPGPSGPPGPGTPIMPSPQDSSNSGGENMYTPMKPEFPMVGGADGSGPMGGPMGPNTMGGPVLNNDGLDGMKNSPANGPGTPREDSGSGMGDYNLGGFGGPGENAYNNWNNSMKSEFN; encoded by the exons ATGTATGCAAAAGGCAAAGGGACAGCGGTGCCGTCAGATGCACAAGCTAGGGAAAA AATTGCACTTTATGTATATGAATATTTATTACACGTAGGAGCATCGAAAGCAGCACAAACATTCTTATCTGAG ATACGATGGGAGAAAAACATCACACTAGGCGAACCTCCGGGCTTCCTGCATTCGTGGTGGTGCGTCTTTTGGGATCTCTACTGTGCGGCACCGGAACGACGAGACACCTGCGAACATTCATCCGAGGCCAAAGCATTTCATGACTAC GGTTTCGTGAGTTCAGGGTACGGAGTGAACGGAATAGCACACAATGCCGGACCCGCTCCAAGCCCACTGGGACAGTTACCACCAAACGAAGGGATGCCCGGCGGCCCGATGGCACCTTCAGGCTTCTTTCCG AACTCCTCCATTAGGCCATCACAACCTTCACACCCTAGTAGTCAGCAGTCCCCACATCCACAGCCTCCAAACTCGCATGGACAATTGATGAGCGGTCAG CCGTTCATGGGTGGCCCCCGATATCCGCCCGGGCCCAGGCCAGGAGTGAGAATGCCGCAAGGAATTGGAAACGATTTCAATGGT CCCCCTGGACAACCAATGATGCCAAATAGTATGGATCCGACGCGGCAAG GTATGGGTCCTATGAATCCTAGAATGAATCCACCTCGCGGCCCAGGCATGGGCCCCATGGGAGCGGGAACGTACGGTCCCGGTATGCGTGGTCCCCCGCCAAACAGCAGTTTAGGACCCGGCGGTATGCCACCGATGGGTATGGCCGGCGGTCGGCCCCAATGGCAACCGAACACATCGTCG CCGATGAACTATTCATCGTCCTCGCCTGGCAACTACGGAGGACCACCGGGACCGAGTGGGCCACCCGGACCGGGTACGCCCATAATGCCATCACCTCAAGATTCATCCAACTCCGGTGGCGAGAATATGTACACACCAATGAAACCT gAATTCCCTATGGTCGGTGGCGCGGACGGCAGTGGCCCGATGGGTGGGCCGATGGGCCCGAACACGATGGGTGGCCCGGTACTTAATAACGATGGTCTGGACGGCATGAAGAACAGCCCTGCGAACGGTCCCGGCACGCCACGGGAAGATTCCGGCAGCGGTATGGGTGATTACAACCTTGGTGGCTTCGGTGGTCCAGGCGAGAAC gCCTACAACAATTGGAACAATTCGATGAAAAGCGAGTTTAATTGA
- the LOC118507282 gene encoding single-stranded DNA-binding protein 3 isoform X4 translates to MYAKGKGTAVPSDAQAREKIALYVYEYLLHVGASKAAQTFLSEIRWEKNITLGEPPGFLHSWWCVFWDLYCAAPERRDTCEHSSEAKAFHDYGFVSSGYGVNGIAHNAGPAPSPLGQLPPNEGMPGGPMAPSGFFPNSSIRPSQPSHPSSQQSPHPQPPNSHGQLMSGQPFMGGPRYPPGPRPGVRMPQGIGNDFNGPPGQPMMPNSMDPTRQGMGPMNPRMNPPRGPGMGPMGAGTYGPGMRGPPPNSSLGPGGMPPMGMAGGRPQWQPNTSSPMNYSSSSPGNYGGPPGPSGPPGPGTPIMPSPQDSSNSGGENMYTPMKPEFPMVGGADGSGPMGGPMGPNTMGGPVLNNDGLDGMKNSPANGPGTPREDSGSGMGDYNLGGFGGPGENDQTESAAILKIKESMQEEAKRFEKDSDQPDYYMQ, encoded by the exons ATGTATGCAAAAGGCAAAGGGACAGCGGTGCCGTCAGATGCACAAGCTAGGGAAAA AATTGCACTTTATGTATATGAATATTTATTACACGTAGGAGCATCGAAAGCAGCACAAACATTCTTATCTGAG ATACGATGGGAGAAAAACATCACACTAGGCGAACCTCCGGGCTTCCTGCATTCGTGGTGGTGCGTCTTTTGGGATCTCTACTGTGCGGCACCGGAACGACGAGACACCTGCGAACATTCATCCGAGGCCAAAGCATTTCATGACTAC GGTTTCGTGAGTTCAGGGTACGGAGTGAACGGAATAGCACACAATGCCGGACCCGCTCCAAGCCCACTGGGACAGTTACCACCAAACGAAGGGATGCCCGGCGGCCCGATGGCACCTTCAGGCTTCTTTCCG AACTCCTCCATTAGGCCATCACAACCTTCACACCCTAGTAGTCAGCAGTCCCCACATCCACAGCCTCCAAACTCGCATGGACAATTGATGAGCGGTCAG CCGTTCATGGGTGGCCCCCGATATCCGCCCGGGCCCAGGCCAGGAGTGAGAATGCCGCAAGGAATTGGAAACGATTTCAATGGT CCCCCTGGACAACCAATGATGCCAAATAGTATGGATCCGACGCGGCAAG GTATGGGTCCTATGAATCCTAGAATGAATCCACCTCGCGGCCCAGGCATGGGCCCCATGGGAGCGGGAACGTACGGTCCCGGTATGCGTGGTCCCCCGCCAAACAGCAGTTTAGGACCCGGCGGTATGCCACCGATGGGTATGGCCGGCGGTCGGCCCCAATGGCAACCGAACACATCGTCG CCGATGAACTATTCATCGTCCTCGCCTGGCAACTACGGAGGACCACCGGGACCGAGTGGGCCACCCGGACCGGGTACGCCCATAATGCCATCACCTCAAGATTCATCCAACTCCGGTGGCGAGAATATGTACACACCAATGAAACCT gAATTCCCTATGGTCGGTGGCGCGGACGGCAGTGGCCCGATGGGTGGGCCGATGGGCCCGAACACGATGGGTGGCCCGGTACTTAATAACGATGGTCTGGACGGCATGAAGAACAGCCCTGCGAACGGTCCCGGCACGCCACGGGAAGATTCCGGCAGCGGTATGGGTGATTACAACCTTGGTGGCTTCGGTGGTCCAGGCGAGAAC gACCAGACAGAGTCAGCCGCTATACTGAAAATAAAGGAAAGCATGCAGGAAGAGGCGAAGCGTTTTGAGAAAGACTCCGATCAGCCTGATTACTATATGCAATAA
- the LOC118507282 gene encoding single-stranded DNA-binding protein 3 isoform X11: MYAKGKGTAVPSDAQAREKIALYVYEYLLHVGASKAAQTFLSEIRWEKNITLGEPPGFLHSWWCVFWDLYCAAPERRDTCEHSSEAKAFHDYGFVSSGYGVNGIAHNAGPAPSPLGQLPPNEGMPGGPMAPSGFFPPFMGGPRYPPGPRPGVRMPQGIGNDFNGPPGQPMMPNSMDPTRQGPPGMGPMNPRMNPPRGPGMGPMGAGTYGPGMRGPPPNSSLGPGGMPPMGMAGGRPQWQPNTSSPMNYSSSSPGNYGGPPGPSGPPGPGTPIMPSPQDSSNSGGENMYTPMKPEFPMVGGADGSGPMGGPMGPNTMGGPVLNNDGLDGMKNSPANGPGTPREDSGSGMGDYNLGGFGGPGENAYNNWNNSMKSEFN, from the exons ATGTATGCAAAAGGCAAAGGGACAGCGGTGCCGTCAGATGCACAAGCTAGGGAAAA AATTGCACTTTATGTATATGAATATTTATTACACGTAGGAGCATCGAAAGCAGCACAAACATTCTTATCTGAG ATACGATGGGAGAAAAACATCACACTAGGCGAACCTCCGGGCTTCCTGCATTCGTGGTGGTGCGTCTTTTGGGATCTCTACTGTGCGGCACCGGAACGACGAGACACCTGCGAACATTCATCCGAGGCCAAAGCATTTCATGACTAC GGTTTCGTGAGTTCAGGGTACGGAGTGAACGGAATAGCACACAATGCCGGACCCGCTCCAAGCCCACTGGGACAGTTACCACCAAACGAAGGGATGCCCGGCGGCCCGATGGCACCTTCAGGCTTCTTTCCG CCGTTCATGGGTGGCCCCCGATATCCGCCCGGGCCCAGGCCAGGAGTGAGAATGCCGCAAGGAATTGGAAACGATTTCAATGGT CCCCCTGGACAACCAATGATGCCAAATAGTATGGATCCGACGCGGCAAG GCCCTCCAGGTATGGGTCCTATGAATCCTAGAATGAATCCACCTCGCGGCCCAGGCATGGGCCCCATGGGAGCGGGAACGTACGGTCCCGGTATGCGTGGTCCCCCGCCAAACAGCAGTTTAGGACCCGGCGGTATGCCACCGATGGGTATGGCCGGCGGTCGGCCCCAATGGCAACCGAACACATCGTCG CCGATGAACTATTCATCGTCCTCGCCTGGCAACTACGGAGGACCACCGGGACCGAGTGGGCCACCCGGACCGGGTACGCCCATAATGCCATCACCTCAAGATTCATCCAACTCCGGTGGCGAGAATATGTACACACCAATGAAACCT gAATTCCCTATGGTCGGTGGCGCGGACGGCAGTGGCCCGATGGGTGGGCCGATGGGCCCGAACACGATGGGTGGCCCGGTACTTAATAACGATGGTCTGGACGGCATGAAGAACAGCCCTGCGAACGGTCCCGGCACGCCACGGGAAGATTCCGGCAGCGGTATGGGTGATTACAACCTTGGTGGCTTCGGTGGTCCAGGCGAGAAC gCCTACAACAATTGGAACAATTCGATGAAAAGCGAGTTTAATTGA
- the LOC118507282 gene encoding single-stranded DNA-binding protein 3 isoform X12, with amino-acid sequence MYAKGKGTAVPSDAQAREKIALYVYEYLLHVGASKAAQTFLSEIRWEKNITLGEPPGFLHSWWCVFWDLYCAAPERRDTCEHSSEAKAFHDYGFVSSGYGVNGIAHNAGPAPSPLGQLPPNEGMPGGPMAPSGFFPPFMGGPRYPPGPRPGVRMPQGIGNDFNGPPGQPMMPNSMDPTRQGPPGMGPMNPRMNPPRGPGMGPMGAGTYGPGMRGPPPNSSLGPGGMPPMGMAGGRPQWQPNTSSPMNYSSSSPGNYGGPPGPSGPPGPGTPIMPSPQDSSNSGGENMYTPMKPEFPMVGGADGSGPMGGPMGPNTMGGPVLNNDGLDGMKNSPANGPGTPREDSGSGMGDYNLGGFGGPGENVSFDNF; translated from the exons ATGTATGCAAAAGGCAAAGGGACAGCGGTGCCGTCAGATGCACAAGCTAGGGAAAA AATTGCACTTTATGTATATGAATATTTATTACACGTAGGAGCATCGAAAGCAGCACAAACATTCTTATCTGAG ATACGATGGGAGAAAAACATCACACTAGGCGAACCTCCGGGCTTCCTGCATTCGTGGTGGTGCGTCTTTTGGGATCTCTACTGTGCGGCACCGGAACGACGAGACACCTGCGAACATTCATCCGAGGCCAAAGCATTTCATGACTAC GGTTTCGTGAGTTCAGGGTACGGAGTGAACGGAATAGCACACAATGCCGGACCCGCTCCAAGCCCACTGGGACAGTTACCACCAAACGAAGGGATGCCCGGCGGCCCGATGGCACCTTCAGGCTTCTTTCCG CCGTTCATGGGTGGCCCCCGATATCCGCCCGGGCCCAGGCCAGGAGTGAGAATGCCGCAAGGAATTGGAAACGATTTCAATGGT CCCCCTGGACAACCAATGATGCCAAATAGTATGGATCCGACGCGGCAAG GCCCTCCAGGTATGGGTCCTATGAATCCTAGAATGAATCCACCTCGCGGCCCAGGCATGGGCCCCATGGGAGCGGGAACGTACGGTCCCGGTATGCGTGGTCCCCCGCCAAACAGCAGTTTAGGACCCGGCGGTATGCCACCGATGGGTATGGCCGGCGGTCGGCCCCAATGGCAACCGAACACATCGTCG CCGATGAACTATTCATCGTCCTCGCCTGGCAACTACGGAGGACCACCGGGACCGAGTGGGCCACCCGGACCGGGTACGCCCATAATGCCATCACCTCAAGATTCATCCAACTCCGGTGGCGAGAATATGTACACACCAATGAAACCT gAATTCCCTATGGTCGGTGGCGCGGACGGCAGTGGCCCGATGGGTGGGCCGATGGGCCCGAACACGATGGGTGGCCCGGTACTTAATAACGATGGTCTGGACGGCATGAAGAACAGCCCTGCGAACGGTCCCGGCACGCCACGGGAAGATTCCGGCAGCGGTATGGGTGATTACAACCTTGGTGGCTTCGGTGGTCCAGGCGAGAACGTAAGTTTCGACAATTTCTAG
- the LOC118507282 gene encoding single-stranded DNA-binding protein 3 isoform X3 → MYAKGKGTAVPSDAQAREKIALYVYEYLLHVGASKAAQTFLSEIRWEKNITLGEPPGFLHSWWCVFWDLYCAAPERRDTCEHSSEAKAFHDYGFVSSGYGVNGIAHNAGPAPSPLGQLPPNEGMPGGPMAPSGFFPNSSIRPSQPSHPSSQQSPHPQPPNSHGQLMSGQPFMGGPRYPPGPRPGVRMPQGIGNDFNGPPGQPMMPNSMDPTRQGPPGMGPMNPRMNPPRGPGMGPMGAGTYGPGMRGPPPNSSLGPGGMPPMGMAGGRPQWQPNTSSPMNYSSSSPGNYGGPPGPSGPPGPGTPIMPSPQDSSNSGGENMYTPMKPEFPMVGGADGSGPMGGPMGPNTMGGPVLNNDGLDGMKNSPANGPGTPREDSGSGMGDYNLGGFGGPGENDQTESAAILKIKESMQEEAKRFEKDSDQPDYYMQ, encoded by the exons ATGTATGCAAAAGGCAAAGGGACAGCGGTGCCGTCAGATGCACAAGCTAGGGAAAA AATTGCACTTTATGTATATGAATATTTATTACACGTAGGAGCATCGAAAGCAGCACAAACATTCTTATCTGAG ATACGATGGGAGAAAAACATCACACTAGGCGAACCTCCGGGCTTCCTGCATTCGTGGTGGTGCGTCTTTTGGGATCTCTACTGTGCGGCACCGGAACGACGAGACACCTGCGAACATTCATCCGAGGCCAAAGCATTTCATGACTAC GGTTTCGTGAGTTCAGGGTACGGAGTGAACGGAATAGCACACAATGCCGGACCCGCTCCAAGCCCACTGGGACAGTTACCACCAAACGAAGGGATGCCCGGCGGCCCGATGGCACCTTCAGGCTTCTTTCCG AACTCCTCCATTAGGCCATCACAACCTTCACACCCTAGTAGTCAGCAGTCCCCACATCCACAGCCTCCAAACTCGCATGGACAATTGATGAGCGGTCAG CCGTTCATGGGTGGCCCCCGATATCCGCCCGGGCCCAGGCCAGGAGTGAGAATGCCGCAAGGAATTGGAAACGATTTCAATGGT CCCCCTGGACAACCAATGATGCCAAATAGTATGGATCCGACGCGGCAAG GCCCTCCAGGTATGGGTCCTATGAATCCTAGAATGAATCCACCTCGCGGCCCAGGCATGGGCCCCATGGGAGCGGGAACGTACGGTCCCGGTATGCGTGGTCCCCCGCCAAACAGCAGTTTAGGACCCGGCGGTATGCCACCGATGGGTATGGCCGGCGGTCGGCCCCAATGGCAACCGAACACATCGTCG CCGATGAACTATTCATCGTCCTCGCCTGGCAACTACGGAGGACCACCGGGACCGAGTGGGCCACCCGGACCGGGTACGCCCATAATGCCATCACCTCAAGATTCATCCAACTCCGGTGGCGAGAATATGTACACACCAATGAAACCT gAATTCCCTATGGTCGGTGGCGCGGACGGCAGTGGCCCGATGGGTGGGCCGATGGGCCCGAACACGATGGGTGGCCCGGTACTTAATAACGATGGTCTGGACGGCATGAAGAACAGCCCTGCGAACGGTCCCGGCACGCCACGGGAAGATTCCGGCAGCGGTATGGGTGATTACAACCTTGGTGGCTTCGGTGGTCCAGGCGAGAAC gACCAGACAGAGTCAGCCGCTATACTGAAAATAAAGGAAAGCATGCAGGAAGAGGCGAAGCGTTTTGAGAAAGACTCCGATCAGCCTGATTACTATATGCAATAA
- the LOC118507282 gene encoding single-stranded DNA-binding protein 3 isoform X10 — protein MYAKGKGTAVPSDAQAREKIALYVYEYLLHVGASKAAQTFLSEIRWEKNITLGEPPGFLHSWWCVFWDLYCAAPERRDTCEHSSEAKAFHDYGFVSSGYGVNGIAHNAGPAPSPLGQLPPNEGMPGGPMAPSGFFPPFMGGPRYPPGPRPGVRMPQGIGNDFNGPPGQPMMPNSMDPTRQGMGPMNPRMNPPRGPGMGPMGAGTYGPGMRGPPPNSSLGPGGMPPMGMAGGRPQWQPNTSSPMNYSSSSPGNYGGPPGPSGPPGPGTPIMPSPQDSSNSGGENMYTPMKPEFPMVGGADGSGPMGGPMGPNTMGGPVLNNDGLDGMKNSPANGPGTPREDSGSGMGDYNLGGFGGPGENDQTESAAILKIKESMQEEAKRFEKDSDQPDYYMQ, from the exons ATGTATGCAAAAGGCAAAGGGACAGCGGTGCCGTCAGATGCACAAGCTAGGGAAAA AATTGCACTTTATGTATATGAATATTTATTACACGTAGGAGCATCGAAAGCAGCACAAACATTCTTATCTGAG ATACGATGGGAGAAAAACATCACACTAGGCGAACCTCCGGGCTTCCTGCATTCGTGGTGGTGCGTCTTTTGGGATCTCTACTGTGCGGCACCGGAACGACGAGACACCTGCGAACATTCATCCGAGGCCAAAGCATTTCATGACTAC GGTTTCGTGAGTTCAGGGTACGGAGTGAACGGAATAGCACACAATGCCGGACCCGCTCCAAGCCCACTGGGACAGTTACCACCAAACGAAGGGATGCCCGGCGGCCCGATGGCACCTTCAGGCTTCTTTCCG CCGTTCATGGGTGGCCCCCGATATCCGCCCGGGCCCAGGCCAGGAGTGAGAATGCCGCAAGGAATTGGAAACGATTTCAATGGT CCCCCTGGACAACCAATGATGCCAAATAGTATGGATCCGACGCGGCAAG GTATGGGTCCTATGAATCCTAGAATGAATCCACCTCGCGGCCCAGGCATGGGCCCCATGGGAGCGGGAACGTACGGTCCCGGTATGCGTGGTCCCCCGCCAAACAGCAGTTTAGGACCCGGCGGTATGCCACCGATGGGTATGGCCGGCGGTCGGCCCCAATGGCAACCGAACACATCGTCG CCGATGAACTATTCATCGTCCTCGCCTGGCAACTACGGAGGACCACCGGGACCGAGTGGGCCACCCGGACCGGGTACGCCCATAATGCCATCACCTCAAGATTCATCCAACTCCGGTGGCGAGAATATGTACACACCAATGAAACCT gAATTCCCTATGGTCGGTGGCGCGGACGGCAGTGGCCCGATGGGTGGGCCGATGGGCCCGAACACGATGGGTGGCCCGGTACTTAATAACGATGGTCTGGACGGCATGAAGAACAGCCCTGCGAACGGTCCCGGCACGCCACGGGAAGATTCCGGCAGCGGTATGGGTGATTACAACCTTGGTGGCTTCGGTGGTCCAGGCGAGAAC gACCAGACAGAGTCAGCCGCTATACTGAAAATAAAGGAAAGCATGCAGGAAGAGGCGAAGCGTTTTGAGAAAGACTCCGATCAGCCTGATTACTATATGCAATAA